The DNA window aaCATCTGATGACTGAATTGTAAGTATGATTACAAAACCCACTCACCAAAAATGAAACAAAGAATGTCAATGTATGCCTTGTAGACAAggtattctttaaaaaaaattgtagacAAGGAAATGACTCGAGGATACGGTAAATTGTGcaattaattattcattataaatagttcatattatattgaatattttcTTCTGAGAAAATCGTATTGTGTAGGAAATTGATGCCAACTGCTTCCTTTTGAGAAAACGAATTGTCCTGTATTCAAAGacatattgaaaaaaattaccCATTTCAGATTGTATGCTCAGAGGTcggttaaaattaaagtatCCAGAGTTTACTGCAGATCCTGACAAATTTGACATTGAACACTTCATAGAGTATTACTGGGATTCTGATGATAGATACATGGTCGAATGGAAAGTAGTGAATGAAATTTATGTCCCATTGAACCTCAATAACCTACACTAGGTACTGTGCGTTTTACGGCTATAAGAGTGTCAGATCGATGTCTATGACTGCAATTCCACAATTTATAAGGATATTGATGAATTCATAAAACCCATGTGTGAAATATTCCTGTATATACGTCATAAAGCCACGTCTCCTCCTGAAAAATAAGGTTTCCTATGATAAGCTTCGACGCCATAAAATACAATAGACTTCCACACCCACAAGTCCCCAAAGTGGAGAAAAGTGGGGACTGTGGAGTGTTTGTACTTATGTATTTGGAATATCTGACTGCTGACCTAGGTGTATCACTTGTCACCTCAAAAAACATGTCTTTTTAGAGAAATAAGTGGGTAGGGAGGCTATTCCACCCAATTCTAAAATCTTAGGTGAtgtaatgttaatatttttgtagaaaTAAGTGAGCATGTATTCTTTATTTTGTAATgccatttattttttatgcaatgttaatattatttatcctTTGTGAAGTTGCATAATACATCTATTTGTAGATAGTAATTGAGGTTTTAAGTCACTTCATTTCATGTATGTGtaatagatatttataaagaaaatatgtaaaatatatggTATGGTTGTGTTACGCAACGACAAGTTGGTGAAGCGACCATACTATTGAAGTCATGCAATTGTTCATGTTCAATGGGTGGTCGCGTTACGCGAAGGCACATTCGTTGGTAATGGATAAATACTATTATCGCGTTAGGAGAGCATCGCGTCAAGAGAGTATCACGTTAGGAGAGTATAATGTCGCTTTACGCGATCACGACAAACGAATAAAGTTGGTGACCAAAGTTGGTCGCTTGACGCGATCAAAGTTAGCAAACTTGTTACGTGATCGCGTCAAGCGACTAAAGTTGGGAAGCTCGTTACGCGATCGCGTAACGGGACCAAAGGATATTAATGCTATCAAGAAACAAACAACTATACCAATGCTCAACTCAGGAAACACACAATTATACCATACCAATGCTTATGAAACAAACAAGTATACCAATGATATCAAGAAACAATATATTTCAGAACGTAAGTGTACCATACCAGTTAGTGCCTCCATCCTTGTTGAATTTTAGGCGTTGGTTGTCTTCGCCGTTGTGTGTCGTTCGCCGTTCGCCTTCGCCgtttagggtttagagagaaggaggagaaaacCGAAAAAAGAGAGAACGgggaagaaaaaatgaaaaaatgggagaaattataataaatattaagggCATTTTGAACTTTTCACAGGCCTTCTCGTCACGTGACGCGAAGGGGTATTTTCGACCGAAAATATCATTATTGCAAAGTTTATTAGGCGTTGGtcatttcccaaaaaaaactcCCATTATTAGGTCATTTCCACAAATTTCCCCACATATCACGACTATACGTacttaaaaaaacttaattataattaattataaataatatatatttaaatttaaataatcatttaacaacttcgcttaaactcaaagcgcttcaCATTAAATAGAATTCGTGACCTTTTTAGTCTATTACGTCGACACTTACTACTAAACTACTCGTGTGATTTTTGTTACCATATATTAATtttgcaaaataaaaatatatttttggtaaGGTATACCGGATATTCTGgtaaattacttttattaaaaaataattaaaatattatattgtgaGGTTGTTCCTTTTACatttccttctcttcttctctagCAACCTGCCTGCCTGCGCAGCAACGAACGGACTATAGAAAGAAAGCCGCAGTCAGCTATTTTTCACACATCTACAAAATCAATCCTAAGTAATCTAAGTACCCTTCTTAAACGCTTCAAAACCTAGCTTTTCTTCTACTTCAATTGCAACTGCAAAAATCCCTCTTCAATCTTATTCGTTTCTCGGTAAGTTCTCTATACCCATACCATACTTACAGATTCGTTTGATCCGATTCCTTGCTCCTTTTCCAATCTCATTCCAGTACATTACAATCAGATTGTAATCCTCAAACAAGTAAGGTATCTTTTTTAGTTTTCCCTTCGATCCGGGCTGTCGTAGGAAGAATTGAGCCGCAGTGATCTGGAGTTTTCTTTGCAGGGTTTAAGGTCCGGCAATTCTtctatctaaaaaataaataaataaaacttatattcaATGGATAATCTCGAGAAAGCTATTCTTATAAGCTTTGAAGAGTTGGGTACTACGGATTCTGCATTTAAATCCCAAGCTGTTGCTTACTGTCAACAAGTTAAAGAAAACCCATCAATTAGTGGTATATGTATTGAACTTCTGTCTACATCTAAGCTAGTGCAAGTTCAATTCTGGTGCTTGCAATGTCTGCACGAAACAATCCGGGTTAGATATTCATCCATGGGTCCCGAGGAAAAAGCATTTGTGAGGAATGCTGTTTTTTCAATGGCTTGTTTTAAATCAATTGATGATAAGAGCCCTGCAAGATTTTTGGAGAGTCCTGCGTTTATAAAGAACAAGCTTGCGCAggtttttgtcatgtttatcTACCTAGAGTACCCGCTAATTTGGCCTTCGGTATTCATAGATTATCTTCCTCATCTTAGCAAAGGGGCTGTGGTTATTGACATGTTCTGCAGAATTCTGAATTCTTTGGATGATGAATTGATCAGTTTAGATTATCCTCGGAATGCCGATGACATGACACTTGCTGCGCAAGTGAAGGATGCAATGAGACAGCAATGTGTGGCTCAGATTGTTAGAGCATGGTATGACATTGTGACAATGTATAGAAGCTCTGACCCCTTTCTTTGTGTCAGTGTCATGGATTGCATGAGAAGATACATTTCCTGGATTGATATTGGATTGGTGGCCAATGATGCATTTATTCCGCTGTTTTTTGACCTAATTTTGAACAATGAGTTGCCTGAACATCTTCGTGGTGCAGCAATTGGTTGTGTTCTTGCAGTAGTCTCCAAACGTATGGATCCAATAGTGAAGTTGGGACTCCTTCAAAGCCTTCATATAAGCAGGGTATTTGGTTTAGTGGGTGGTGGTGGGGATGTCGATGCTGAAGAGTTGGTTGCAAAAGTAGCTGCTTTGCTTATAGGGTATGCCAGTGAGGCTCTGGATTGCTCAAAGCGTTTAAATTCGGAGGATGCTGTGGGTGCTTCTGAGCTTCTCAACGAGGCTTTGCCCTCTGTCTTCCACATAATGCAGAACTGTGAGATCGATATAACATTCAGTGTTGTGCAATTCCTTTCGGGTTATGTTGCCACAATGAAACGTCTTGCACCACTCCGAGAGAAGCACTTGTTTCATATTAGCCAGATTTTGGAAGTCATACGTGTGCAGATTCTCTATGATCCTGTTTACCGTGATAATcttgacatatttgacaaaatagggatagaggaagaagataggATGACTGAATTTCGCAAGGATTTGTTTGTTTTGCTTCGCACGGTTGGTCGTGTTGCACCTGATGTTACTCAGATTTTTATCAGAAACTCCTTGGTTAGTGCAGTTTCATCATCTTCTGATAGGAACGTAGAAGAGGTGGAAGCTGCACTTTCCCTTTTCTATGCATATGGGGAGTCCTTAAGTGAGGAGGCACTGAGGAATGGCAATGGTCTTTTGAGAGAACTGGTGCCAACACTCTTATCAACAAGGTTTCCTTGTCATTCCAACAGACTTGTTGCTCttgtttatttggaaacaataaCTAGATATTTGAAGTTCGTACAGGAGCACAACGAACATATACCTATAGTTCTGgctgcatttcttgatgaaagGGGGATACATCATTCAAACGTCCATGTAAATCGCAGGGCAGCTTATCTTTTCATGAGGGTTGTCAAACAACTCAAAACAAAGCTTGTTCCATTCATAGAGTCAATTTTGcaggtaaatatatttttttaaatatagatcTTATTTAAGTGGAAGACTCATTTTCACttgttaaaacttttttttcctTCAGAGTCTTCAAGATGTATTATCTCAGTTTACTAGCATGGATGATGGTATGCCAAAAAATCAGTTGGGATATGAAGATGGTAGTCACATATTTGAGGTATGCACTTACTTTCCCATTTACTACGAATTGGTTGCTTAAGAAGGCATAATTGACAAGATATTTGTTGGCCTGACATGACTTCTATAATGGCTTACAGGCTATTGGCTTGTTAATTGGGGTTGAAGATGTTTCGCCTGACAAACAAGCTGATTTTCTTTCGGCATTGCTTAATCCCCTTTGCCAGCaggttaataaaatattaattgtcctTTTGTATAGGCCCGAATTAATGTTACACACTTGTATCTAGTGCCTTTCTTTTTCTGATATCTGTCAAATGATGTTGcttgatataaaataattaggtGGAGGTGTTGCTGCAAAATGCCAAACTTCATGATTCTGAAGAATCTCCTGCAAAGATTGCTAACATTCAGCAAATCATCATGGCGATTAATGCCCTGAGCAAGGTGCACTTTTGTTTTTTCATCAAGTCTGAATATTTCTAAAGCACATGCATGATTTTCTACCATTTTGCAACTTCTATCTATTTACCGTGCATTAGGGAATTATTACTActtgatcaaaataataaataaagaaagaacACTTTCTTCTTTTATGGTTCCTTTTTTTCTGCTCTCTGTTTTCTAAGTTGAATTTTGTGGACATAGAATTGTTATATAGGGTTTGATtgcaatattttatttgatgatgGGCATAACTGCTGATTGCTTGAAACTCATTATGTAATGCAGGGATTCAGTGAGCGGCTTGTGACAGCACATCGACCTGCTATTGGTCTCATGTTTAAGAAGGTTAGTTTCCATCATTTAAATTCTTGATCTCATCTGAGTTCCCTTCCTGCTCATTTTAATTGGCTTTAAGTTACTGAAAAATGGTGATTGTATTAAAAATGAGATGAATTATCTTAAAAGAAATGAGAGTTAGATGTTGTGGGTACACATGAATATGGATTTCCTGCAAATTTGTATTTCCTCTCCTTTGTACTACTCATTTTTTTGCCTTCTTTTGGTGCAGACATTGGATGTTCTCCTTCATATTTTAGTTGTCTATCCAAATATAGAGACATTGCGTTCTAAGGTATGAATTATAGCAATCACTCACATTGCTCTGATTTCATTCACCAAATGACTTACACAACTTTCTACTTTTCTCAGGTTACATCATTCATTCACCGAATGGTTGACACATTGGGTGCATCTGTATTTCCTTATCTACCAAAGGCATTGGAGCAGTTGCTTGTGGAGAGCGAGGTTACTATCATCAATTATGCATACATGTGAATATCAATTATGAAGTATTAATACCATCCACACCTATTCTGTTACAACCATTCATCATTATATTCTAACTATTACAGCTCATTACTCATATTACTTATTGGGCCTTCATGGGCTTGctacattatttatttacagTCCTATTTGAAGCCGCACCTTCCTGCATTTATAACACATGACCCACTACTAACCTTAAACCTCTCAAGTTCTTCATATTGTAATTTGCAATGCACAATGTGGCTATCAATTGAATACATTAGTGAGCCAGTGTTGTTATGTCCTTGAGATGGCTTGACTTGTAGTAGGTGTTTCTGCTTTACTAGGATGAATATTTTATAGGTTCCTTCATCAACATGAAAACACCTTTTGAAACACCCCGCGGTGCTCGTGAGAAAAGTAGACTGTAAATACCTTACGCAATAACTGGGCCACCACAACCCAAGCCCCAACGGGAACATGGATTAGGCTCACACATCATATAAGGGGgtcatatttttatatgatttccGATTTGGGACATCACATCTTTCTTTGAATCATGCAAAACTGCATCATAATCAATGACTGCAATTGAGGCATTTTCAACCAAGACAAGTTTATGTTTCTTGTTCCTTAAATAGATTGTATGagttataatttttgttttgttttgacaATAAGACACTTGTATTCTTTCTCTTTTGCTCTTGATCTGCGATTGTCAGATGGTGGTTATGACTTTTGTTGATTTACTTGTTCTTACCTTAGATGATTGATTTTGATTCTTTCCTTACTGTAGCCAAAGGAAACAACGGGTCTCCTTCTGTTGCTCAATCAGTTAATTTGCAAGTTCAACACTGCCGTACATGACATCCTGGAAGAAGTATATCCTGCTATAGCTAGCAGGATATTAAATGTTCTACCAAGAGATGTAGTTCCTTCTGGGCCAGGATATAATACTGAGGTATAAGTTAATCTTGAATTTTATGCTATTGTATGGGAACTACTACTAGTTAAGATTTGTGAAAATGGGTAGATGTGAAATTATGTTTTAGCTTGTAACTTGTACTTGTTGCTATCAATTGTAGGAAATTCGCGAACTACAAGAGCTTCAGAGGGTATTTTACACTTTTCTTCATGTGATAGCTACACATGATCTGTCTTCGGTTTTCCTCTCCCCAAAGTGTAGTCGGTTTTTGGATCCAGTGATGCGAATCTTGCTGTACACAGCTTGTAATCACAAGGATATTCTTGTGAGAAAGGTCTGTATTATCTTGAATAAATATTGTTTCATGTTTTCTTTTGATATAGCATCTGTTAATTTCTTTTAGCTGATGAGATTGGACTTTTAACTCTactttttttttgcaattttgaaAAACTCAGGCTTGTGTTcagatatttattaaattaattaaagactGGGGTGCAAAGCCCCATTGCGAAGATAAGGTAATATGACTGTCTGTATACTTGTGTCCATCTATCTCTCTTGTTAACGAGAAAGTTGACCCGCCCACACTAATGATTGAAAACTGTTTCAGGTTCCTGGTTTCCAGAGTTTTGTAATTGAGACCTTTGCAACAAATTGTTGTTTGTACAGTGTGCTTGACAAGTCGTTTGAGTTCCGTGATGCCAATACTGTAAGTGATTAATTTATCTTCGATTTGGTCCTATTCACATCATTTTTTGTTTGCGTGTTTGCTTGCTTGCATATATAGGGAtggtaaaattattttgtacatTTAGCTGACTGATGATTctgttgaatttatttttatggcTGCAGCTGCTTTTGTTCAGGGAAATAGTGTTGGTGCAGAAGGTTATGTATGAGAAGTTTGGTAATGATTTCCTCATTCATTTTGTTTCCAAGGGTTTCCCGACTGCACACTGCCCTCTAGATTTGGCGGAGCAATATTGCCAAAAGTTGCAGGTAAAGtatgaaaaatttattaataatgtccaaattaaagtcaaaagtattattattattattatatatctctGTAAGTAGTGTTAATAGACACACATGAGTGGCTCTTTAATTGATCTTGTTGTACAGGGTAATGATTTGAAGGCATTAAATACGTTTTACCAGAAGCTTATAGAGAGCTTGAGACATCAAGGAAACGGGAGCCTGATTGTCAGATAGCAATGTCAGAAGCGGTTCTAGATTCTTTTGCGTTGTCATTTGTTTTTCTCCTGGCCGTGCGAGGTGCTTAATAAGTTTTGTTCTAAGGTAAGGTGGGAAAcaacatatatatgtatactagctaataattcaatattgtgtCTCTATCTTCTAACTACTACATTAATGGTGTGGTCAATTTTGCTTGCAGATATCTTTGTAAATAGCAGCAGTTTATGGGGTGGTCTTTATGTGGACCAGaggtaatatttttattcatttattatgtGGGGTGGGGGGATCTTGATTGATTtcattaataatgattttgtgGATCAGGtgtaaaagaaagaagaagaagaagaaggagttCCCCTCTCATGTTGAcatgtgaagaagaagaagaatggttGGAGGTGTGTTGTGTTTAATAGCTGCTAGCTGTTACTGTTATTTTTAGCTGACCAATTTTGGTATTGCAATTTGCAAAtgtacaacaacaacaacagctATATAGCTAAATTGTTGAGATTGGATTTTCAAGGAAACTTGTTTACAAAAATTCTAGAACATTATTAGATAgacaaaatatgatatatttattttaagcatATTATTAGATAGTAATTAATTACAATCTTAGATAGATACGCTGTTGGGCACGCCTCTGCAAGTTACCCCAGGGTCGGAGCTGGGTGCGAGTAGCTCGTAAGGCAAGACCCCGGCCCCACACCTGTTTTTCAATCTCCGATCGCTGTTCCTTCTCTCAATCTCCTTCTCTACCCGCCTTATCTCCGCCGAGAATTCGTAGAAAGCCTCCACCATCTCCGCCTCTCCCGTCCACGTCGACGGCTGATGTCTCTCGCCGATGTATTCCTCGTCCGGCGAATGCGTCGACAGAGTGTCCACCACCGCCATGAACTTGGTCGCCTGCAGCAGACTCGGCAAGGCCGACAGGAAGTATTTTTGTGGGTCCGCCATGAAGCTAGAATACTCTGCGTCCCCTTCCTCCGGTATCAGCCGGCGCATCATGGGTGGTCTATTCGGAACGTACCCTCCGTATGGGTACTGACCGAAATTCAATGCCGCGTGCTGAGCCGACGCCAGCCAGATCAGGGTTGTCAGGATCGATACTAGATCTTCAGGAGTCGCCAGCTTTGGCCACCAGCTCGCCCGGGAATGATCAGCATGCCCCACGTTTATCGACTCCGCGTACCATGATTGCAGCTCCCAGTCAGATCGAATGGTGTTGGAATCAGGGTAGTAGTTGTTCACGTATGTCCGAACCCAATTCTCGATTGCCGACCAGATCAGAAGCCCGTCCGCGGCATATGGGTAGTCTTCCATTATTAGCCTCACTCCATGTGCTTGTGTTGGGTCAGCCACAGCCATTCCCCTGTTTGTTATTGAATGTGATCATCAATATATACATACAGATTATTAGGCAGAAATCACTTACTTCATTACATCATGACAAGTTGTTTTGttttctattattaatatttcagaagaagaagaagtaaacCAAGTCTATACCTTCTGATAAGATCAGCTGGG is part of the Impatiens glandulifera chromosome 1, dImpGla2.1, whole genome shotgun sequence genome and encodes:
- the LOC124920560 gene encoding exportin-T-like codes for the protein MDNLEKAILISFEELGTTDSAFKSQAVAYCQQVKENPSISGICIELLSTSKLVQVQFWCLQCLHETIRVRYSSMGPEEKAFVRNAVFSMACFKSIDDKSPARFLESPAFIKNKLAQVFVMFIYLEYPLIWPSVFIDYLPHLSKGAVVIDMFCRILNSLDDELISLDYPRNADDMTLAAQVKDAMRQQCVAQIVRAWYDIVTMYRSSDPFLCVSVMDCMRRYISWIDIGLVANDAFIPLFFDLILNNELPEHLRGAAIGCVLAVVSKRMDPIVKLGLLQSLHISRVFGLVGGGGDVDAEELVAKVAALLIGYASEALDCSKRLNSEDAVGASELLNEALPSVFHIMQNCEIDITFSVVQFLSGYVATMKRLAPLREKHLFHISQILEVIRVQILYDPVYRDNLDIFDKIGIEEEDRMTEFRKDLFVLLRTVGRVAPDVTQIFIRNSLVSAVSSSSDRNVEEVEAALSLFYAYGESLSEEALRNGNGLLRELVPTLLSTRFPCHSNRLVALVYLETITRYLKFVQEHNEHIPIVLAAFLDERGIHHSNVHVNRRAAYLFMRVVKQLKTKLVPFIESILQSLQDVLSQFTSMDDGMPKNQLGYEDGSHIFEAIGLLIGVEDVSPDKQADFLSALLNPLCQQVEVLLQNAKLHDSEESPAKIANIQQIIMAINALSKGFSERLVTAHRPAIGLMFKKTLDVLLHILVVYPNIETLRSKVTSFIHRMVDTLGASVFPYLPKALEQLLVESEPKETTGLLLLLNQLICKFNTAVHDILEEVYPAIASRILNVLPRDVVPSGPGYNTEEIRELQELQRVFYTFLHVIATHDLSSVFLSPKCSRFLDPVMRILLYTACNHKDILVRKACVQIFIKLIKDWGAKPHCEDKVPGFQSFVIETFATNCCLYSVLDKSFEFRDANTLLLFREIVLVQKVMYEKFGNDFLIHFVSKGFPTAHCPLDLAEQYCQKLQGNDLKALNTFYQKLIESLRHQGNGSLIVR